GCAATCCGGATTTCGGACAGGACGCCGCTCAGACCCGTTTCGCCATCGCGATCCGTGTCAAGGATCGCGCCATCGCCATCCTGTATGCGGAGCAGTCGGGCAATGGGAGTTCCTGGTTGCCGCCGTTCTTGAATTCGCTGGTGGCGATTGCAGGGATTCGTCTCGAACTCGATCTCCTCAGAAAGAAAGTAGATCTGGCAACGCCGAAGCCTTCGACGCCCAGGGCGATGCCCACTGCGGCTCCTGCGGCGACTCCCGTCGTCGCTCCGGTACCTCGGGCCGCATCGCCCGAACCGGCACCGACCCCCGCTCCGACCCCGGTTCCGACCGCCGCTCCGACCGCGGTGCCGATCGCCGCGCCGACGGCTGTCGCCGAAGCGGCTCCTGCGGAAACGTCCACCGACCCCGGACTGGAGGCGGCCCGACGATTTGCGCGCCTTGTAGCGACGGACATCCGGCTCTACAACGAAGAAGCCGTGGTCCAGGGTCGACAGGCGGGTGACCTGGCGCAGCGACTGGCAGAACCGCTTGCCCGTGGCAAGGAGACCTATCAGCGACGTCACGGCGCTCTAGGGGCAACCGCCGTCGAGTTACTCCACGAGGCCTGCGTCCAGGTGCTGGCCTCCGGGGATGCCTCGCTACTCCCCCGCTCCTGCTTCGAGTAGTCCCGGTGGCCCGTCGTGGGGGCCGGTGGTAGATTTCTCGGATGCATGTTGCAGCCCGAATCGTTCTATTTGCGTTGTTCCTGAGCCTTGCCGTCCCGTGCCTGGCGACGGTGGCGTCTCCAGGTCCATTCGTCGTGATGGAGTTGGCAGACGGTGTCTGGCTCTACCGCGCCCCCGACGACAACCCTCGACTGAGTAACTCCCTGGTCGTCGAGCGGTCCGACGGCCTCCTGGTCGTCGATAGCCAGCCGACGCCCGTGTCCGCCGGTTTATTCAGGAAACAACTGGCGACACAACTCGACGCACCCATCCGCTACCTGGTGCTGTCCCATCCCCATGCGGAAGCGGCGGGAGGCGCCAGCGGATTCGACGACACCGGCGCTCTGCTCATCGGCTCCAGCGCCTTTAACCGCACGATGAAAGATCCCGAGTCCGACTTCGGCGCCGAGTGTCGCGACAAGATCGGCGATGGATGGGTCGACCCGCCGCGTCGGTCGGCCACCCTGGAGATTCTCTCCAGCACGCGTCTGGATGACGAGCGCAACACGGTCGATCTTCTCCCGCTCAAGCGCGGACACAGCCGGGGTGACATGACCGTGTCGCTCCCGGATCTGCGGCTGCTCTACATCGGTGGCGTGATCTACCCGGATCGGAATCCGTACATGAGGGACGGGTCGGCAGAGGGCAGCCTACGATTCTTCAACTCGCTCATTCGCGACAAGTACGCAACGATCGTCGGAATCCACGGGGACCCGATCGCCGAACTGGAACTGAAGCGACTGCGCGATGGACTCGCGTGGCTACGCGGCCGCATTACCTACCACTTCGTCCAGAAGGTGGCCGAGGCCGAGATCGCCGACAAGGTTCTGAACGACGAAGGGATCGAAGAACAATTCAACATGGACGCCCG
This is a stretch of genomic DNA from Acidobacteriota bacterium. It encodes these proteins:
- a CDS encoding MBL fold metallo-hydrolase, which gives rise to MHVAARIVLFALFLSLAVPCLATVASPGPFVVMELADGVWLYRAPDDNPRLSNSLVVERSDGLLVVDSQPTPVSAGLFRKQLATQLDAPIRYLVLSHPHAEAAGGASGFDDTGALLIGSSAFNRTMKDPESDFGAECRDKIGDGWVDPPRRSATLEILSSTRLDDERNTVDLLPLKRGHSRGDMTVSLPDLRLLYIGGVIYPDRNPYMRDGSAEGSLRFFNSLIRDKYATIVGIHGDPIAELELKRLRDGLAWLRGRITYHFVQKVAEAEIADKVLNDEGIEEQFNMDARPNFVRSVVESAITEMISDRKSRGYNSP